The Haloplanus sp. CK5-1 genome segment ATCACACCAGTGAGGAGGAACTCCGAAGCGGGAGCAGCCGAAGTTACCGTGTATAATCGCACGATCTCATGTCCGTTGGACGCTCACGCGTCGTAGGAGTGGCTTTCGAGCGTCTCCAGATCCACGGACTCCAACACTGCCTCATTGGTTGCTTTGAGAACTACGGGTGGGACGGTCGTCTCCGGGAGACGTTTGGCTTGCGTGGCTTCAAGCGCCTCGATCCACCGTCCGAGACAGAGACACCAGCGATCACCCGGGTCGAGCCCGGGAAACTCCAACTCCGGACGCGGCGTCACAAGGTCGTTGCCCTGTTCTTTACTGAACGACAGAAATTCGTCGGTCATGACCGCACAAAGCTCGTGTCTGCCTCGATCGTTGGGATGAGTTCCACAGCAGCCACCGCGGGTGAAACCAGTCCTTGGATCAGTGCTACAGGTGGCAAGTTCCTCGCCAAGGACATTTCGTTCGGGCATACCGATAGAGCGTAATCCATCGTGAAAAGCCTCCCCGTCTATGATTGTTTCTATGATCCATCTAGCTAGAGGCGGATAGTCGAAATCCACAGTTTGGGCATTCGATCCGGTACTGGACACTATCAGAAGGAACGTTCCAATCGCCTTCGATAGGGATTTCGTGCCCACATGACGAACAGAAGAGGACTGCT includes the following:
- a CDS encoding DUF2237 domain-containing protein, producing the protein MPERNVLGEELATCSTDPRTGFTRGGCCGTHPNDRGRHELCAVMTDEFLSFSKEQGNDLVTPRPELEFPGLDPGDRWCLCLGRWIEALEATQAKRLPETTVPPVVLKATNEAVLESVDLETLESHSYDA